The following are encoded in a window of Lacinutrix sp. WUR7 genomic DNA:
- a CDS encoding CotH kinase family protein, translating to MKQLITLTLFLLIFIKSYAQELYDINTIQTIEIEFAESNWDALLDAEKAGDNNYTEATSVTINGTVFNQVGVKYKGNSSYSVNQTKNPFHIELDTYVDQDYQGYKDIKLANVMFDPSFVRETIAYNIVNQYMDAPQANYANVYVNGTLIGLYTNTEAITKTFINKHFYSKDNAFFSCSPPDGAGPQSNDYPSLEYLGTNSTSYEDAYEIKSDDDTDPTIAVAHWDDLIELTNILNNDITNIENVIDVDMAIWMLALDNVLVNLDSYIGQFKQNYYLYKDDNEQFNSVMWDLNMSFGVFSMTGESSSGPGGPGGPGGPGGGLNSTTDKAELDHLLHDDDATFPLFSKLMEVPKYKKMYLAHYKTILTENISNSNYLTLANDYQALISSAVTADTNKFYTDAQFTGNINTDYNVGGNTAPGLTNLMASRSTYLLSQTDFTNSQPVISNVTPSETTPLIGDVIAITANVTDVNDVYIGYRTDETLPFTKTLMNAEGGDVYSADVSVDTDYMQYYIYAENANIGAFSPARAEYEFYTIEATYLTLTPGDLVINELMASNETTVTDQDGEYDDWLELYNNSDQTLSLDNLYLSDDADDLLVWPFPSGLTIAPDSYLIVWCDKDDDQDGLHADVKFSSGGESAILSYANGTIIENITFGAQTDDMGYARVPNGTGDFAIQLPTYAANNESLSIDEVDFSNHLKYYPNPTSNVVTIANSSYSIESIKVYNIQGQLLLDNKLTNTNNIVIDFSDFSKGLYMVHINDSTVLKIIRN from the coding sequence ATGAAACAACTAATTACTCTGACGTTATTTTTATTAATTTTTATAAAATCGTATGCACAAGAATTATATGATATAAATACCATTCAAACTATAGAAATAGAATTTGCAGAAAGCAATTGGGACGCATTATTGGATGCAGAAAAAGCAGGAGATAATAATTATACAGAGGCAACATCTGTTACTATTAATGGAACTGTTTTTAATCAAGTAGGTGTAAAATATAAAGGAAATAGCTCGTATAGTGTAAATCAAACTAAAAATCCATTCCATATAGAATTAGATACGTATGTGGATCAAGATTACCAAGGTTATAAAGATATAAAATTAGCAAATGTAATGTTCGATCCTTCTTTTGTTAGAGAAACGATTGCTTATAATATTGTGAATCAATACATGGATGCACCACAAGCGAACTATGCAAATGTGTATGTAAACGGAACTTTAATTGGCTTATATACCAATACAGAAGCGATTACTAAAACATTTATTAATAAGCATTTTTACTCTAAGGATAATGCCTTTTTTAGTTGCAGTCCTCCAGATGGAGCAGGACCACAGTCTAATGATTACCCAAGTTTAGAATATCTAGGAACTAATAGTACTAGTTATGAGGATGCTTATGAAATTAAATCGGATGATGATACAGACCCAACAATTGCTGTAGCACATTGGGACGATTTAATAGAATTAACTAATATTTTGAATAATGATATTACAAATATTGAAAATGTTATTGATGTAGATATGGCTATCTGGATGCTTGCGCTAGACAATGTATTGGTTAATTTAGATAGTTATATCGGTCAGTTTAAACAAAACTATTATTTATATAAAGATGATAATGAACAATTTAATTCTGTGATGTGGGATTTAAATATGTCTTTCGGTGTTTTTAGTATGACAGGAGAAAGTAGTAGTGGGCCAGGCGGACCAGGAGGGCCAGGTGGACCAGGAGGAGGATTAAATTCTACTACCGATAAAGCAGAACTTGATCATTTATTACATGATGACGATGCTACTTTTCCATTGTTTTCTAAACTAATGGAAGTGCCTAAATACAAGAAAATGTACTTAGCACATTATAAAACTATTTTAACAGAAAATATAAGTAATTCCAACTACTTAACATTAGCAAACGATTATCAAGCACTTATATCTAGTGCAGTAACAGCAGATACGAATAAGTTTTACACGGATGCACAATTTACTGGTAATATAAATACAGATTATAATGTTGGTGGAAACACAGCTCCCGGATTAACAAATTTAATGGCTTCAAGAAGCACCTATTTATTATCGCAAACAGACTTTACTAATTCACAACCTGTTATTAGTAATGTGACTCCATCTGAAACAACACCGCTAATTGGAGATGTGATTGCTATAACTGCTAATGTTACGGATGTAAATGATGTATATATTGGATATAGAACAGACGAAACGCTTCCATTTACAAAAACGTTAATGAATGCTGAAGGAGGAGATGTTTATAGTGCAGATGTTAGTGTGGATACCGATTATATGCAATATTATATCTATGCAGAGAATGCGAATATTGGTGCATTTTCTCCTGCAAGAGCAGAATACGAATTTTATACTATTGAAGCAACATACCTAACATTAACACCTGGAGATCTTGTGATTAATGAACTTATGGCATCTAATGAAACTACGGTTACAGATCAAGATGGAGAATATGATGATTGGTTAGAGTTGTATAATAATAGTGATCAAACATTGAGTTTAGATAATTTATATTTATCTGATGATGCTGATGATTTACTAGTTTGGCCATTTCCTTCTGGATTAACTATAGCGCCAGATAGTTACTTAATTGTTTGGTGTGATAAAGATGACGATCAAGATGGTTTACATGCAGATGTAAAGTTTTCATCAGGAGGTGAAAGTGCCATATTATCGTATGCTAATGGAACCATAATAGAAAATATCACTTTTGGAGCACAAACGGATGATATGGGTTATGCAAGAGTACCAAACGGAACAGGTGACTTTGCAATTCAGTTACCAACGTATGCCGCTAATAATGAATCCCTTTCTATAGACGAAGTAGATTTTAGCAATCATTTAAAATATTACCCAAATCCTACAAGTAACGTGGTAACTATAGCTAATAGTTCTTATTCCATTGAATCGATTAAGGTTTATAATATACAAGGACAGTTGTTACTAGATAACAAGCTAACGAATACGAATAACATTGTTATTGATTTCTCAGATTTTTCAAAAGGATTGTATATGGTGCATATTAATGATAGTACCGTTTTAAAAATTATACGTAATTAG
- a CDS encoding oxidoreductase, giving the protein MKNSIFLIVVLCFLFSCGKKETPFKVRDYKTVDIETLLQDSLLNVRALEVYENNLAYFATSTGKVGVITEDEDGKVGVLDYKYLIQLQQDTITPNFRSLAGTKDNGFALSIGSPALLFKMGGEEDEVVYQENHEKAFYDAMDFWNDQEGIAIGDPTDDCMSIIITRDGGNTWNKLSCDILPKAKEGEAAFAASDTNIAIVGDKTWIATGGKASRILFSPDKGKTWEVFETPIVQGLETTGIYSVAFYDALNGFAIGGDYTKAADSSANKIRTQDGGKTWQLVAQNQSPGYRSCVQYVPNSNAKGLVVIGFKGIDYSSDAGNTWKHLSDEGFYTIRFVNDSTAFAAGNKRISKLTFRE; this is encoded by the coding sequence ATGAAAAATAGTATTTTTCTAATAGTTGTTCTTTGTTTTTTGTTTTCCTGCGGAAAGAAAGAAACACCATTTAAAGTCAGAGATTATAAAACAGTGGATATCGAAACCTTGTTGCAAGACTCTTTGTTGAATGTTAGAGCTTTGGAAGTTTATGAAAATAACTTGGCATATTTTGCAACGTCTACAGGTAAAGTAGGAGTAATTACGGAAGATGAAGATGGTAAAGTTGGTGTTTTAGATTATAAATACTTAATTCAGTTACAACAAGATACAATTACACCTAATTTTAGATCTTTAGCAGGAACAAAGGATAATGGCTTTGCTTTAAGTATTGGTTCTCCAGCTTTGTTATTTAAAATGGGAGGAGAAGAAGATGAAGTAGTCTACCAAGAAAACCACGAAAAAGCATTTTATGATGCAATGGATTTCTGGAATGATCAAGAAGGAATTGCTATTGGAGATCCTACAGACGATTGTATGAGTATTATAATCACTCGTGATGGCGGAAATACTTGGAATAAATTATCCTGTGATATCTTACCAAAAGCAAAAGAAGGAGAAGCCGCTTTTGCAGCAAGCGATACTAATATTGCTATTGTAGGTGATAAAACTTGGATAGCAACAGGAGGAAAGGCAAGCAGAATTTTATTCTCGCCAGATAAAGGAAAAACGTGGGAGGTTTTTGAAACTCCAATCGTGCAAGGTCTAGAAACCACAGGAATATATTCTGTAGCTTTCTACGATGCGCTTAATGGTTTTGCTATTGGTGGTGATTATACCAAAGCTGCAGATAGTTCAGCAAATAAAATTCGCACGCAAGATGGTGGAAAAACGTGGCAATTGGTTGCACAAAACCAAAGTCCGGGGTACAGAAGCTGTGTACAATATGTACCTAATAGTAATGCGAAAGGTTTAGTTGTAATAGGTTTTAAAGGAATAGATTATAGTAGTGATGCAGGAAATACTTGGAAACATTTAAGCGACGAAGGTTTTTATACAATTCGATTTGTAAATGACAGTACAGCTTTTGCTGCAGGAAATAAAAGAATCAGTAAATTGACTTTTAGAGAATAA
- a CDS encoding RsmB/NOP family class I SAM-dependent RNA methyltransferase — translation MRLHRNLCFATVDGLLLIFNEGKYADKVVQQLLKRDKRWGSRDRGFVAETTYDVVRWKRLYAEIAEVKEPFSRDDVWRLIAVWATLKGIKLPDWKYFENTPTRKIKGRYDELSNIRKIGASVPDWMDEIAAKELGENVWTKEISALNQQADVVLRVNTLKTTKEKLQAELFDLDIETEIVKNHPDALKLTERANVFTTEAFQKGFFEVQDGSSQKVAEFLDVQPGMKVVDTCAGAGGKTLHLAALMENKGQIIAMDIYENKLKELKRRAKRAGAHNIEFRVIDSTKPIKKLYDKADRVLIDAPCSGLGVLRRNPDAKWKLQPEFLDKIKKTQAEILSSYSRMVKPGGQIVYATCSILPSENQDQVKTFLESDSGKDFTFIKEKKILSHESGFDGFYMALLEKKK, via the coding sequence ATGAGATTACACAGAAATTTATGTTTTGCTACAGTGGATGGTTTATTACTAATCTTTAACGAAGGCAAGTATGCAGATAAGGTAGTACAACAATTATTAAAACGTGATAAACGTTGGGGAAGTCGCGACAGAGGTTTTGTTGCAGAAACTACTTACGACGTTGTACGTTGGAAACGACTATACGCTGAAATTGCAGAAGTAAAAGAACCGTTTTCTCGTGATGATGTTTGGCGCTTAATTGCCGTTTGGGCAACCTTAAAAGGAATAAAACTTCCGGATTGGAAATATTTTGAAAATACACCTACTAGAAAAATTAAAGGTCGTTATGATGAACTTTCTAACATAAGAAAAATTGGCGCATCTGTACCAGATTGGATGGATGAAATAGCTGCTAAAGAGTTAGGTGAAAATGTTTGGACTAAAGAAATATCGGCTTTAAACCAGCAAGCAGACGTTGTTTTACGTGTGAATACGCTAAAAACAACTAAAGAAAAGCTACAAGCAGAACTTTTTGACTTAGATATAGAAACCGAAATTGTAAAAAATCATCCAGACGCATTAAAACTTACAGAAAGAGCAAATGTTTTTACAACAGAAGCTTTTCAAAAAGGTTTTTTCGAAGTACAAGATGGTTCTTCTCAAAAAGTTGCTGAATTTTTAGATGTACAACCTGGAATGAAAGTTGTAGATACTTGCGCAGGTGCAGGTGGAAAAACATTACACCTTGCTGCTCTTATGGAAAATAAAGGGCAAATCATTGCAATGGATATTTATGAAAATAAATTAAAAGAACTAAAACGTAGAGCAAAACGTGCAGGAGCGCATAATATCGAGTTCCGTGTAATCGATTCTACAAAACCAATTAAAAAACTATATGACAAAGCAGATAGAGTTTTAATTGATGCGCCTTGTTCTGGTTTAGGTGTTTTACGAAGAAATCCAGATGCAAAATGGAAACTACAACCGGAGTTTTTAGATAAAATAAAGAAAACACAAGCTGAAATTTTAAGCTCGTATTCTAGAATGGTGAAACCTGGAGGACAAATTGTATATGCAACATGTTCTATACTACCTTCAGAAAATCAAGATCAAGTGAAAACATTTTTAGAATCAGATTCTGGTAAAGACTTTACCTTTATTAAAGAGAAAAAAATATTATCGCATGAATCTGGTTTTGACGGATTCTACATGGCATTATTAGAAAAGAAAAAATAA